In Fluviispira sanaruensis, a genomic segment contains:
- the rseP gene encoding RIP metalloprotease RseP: protein MEILQTIFSNTIIAFIILIGVVVFVHELGHFVAGKIFGIQVEEFSIGFGPKAFSIKKGTTDYRINWFPLGGYVRFYGADIEENIPMENREKSILHAKVYKRAIVSFAGPFANFVLSFLVLTGISIFGIPQELPVISVLPDSVAEGFGLETGDKFLKINEKEVANWSQLSSAISKNAENKLSVVIERDGKEVQLELIPKKEEVETIFGNTQFVGRIGIVNSFNSPNIVVSKDSFFASLGLKSGDKILKINGKETNYLFEVIYALRRVTNTQSEYNLALNIKNNKYTTHSPIKFEIERNGEHKKAEKLAINFELLDNKLKNWAESYLSHKKMRDIPWNKALLSTDQTVALFSDLPNGNKMLSAQDGWKSCGLAPGDTLYSVDGYGRILSLSQFYIWLDKLTKSAIQKSDKLTKANIKMDVIRANGAQTTLNCSIPLRQGVDHLNREHLFLDFPVQYMTQNVALKPVLFKANSILDAFEKGFHSMLSQMSLTLTSIKMLVTGSIPLSNLGGPIAIAGVAGEAAKGGLMTFVFTMAFISINVGMMNLLPLPALDGGALLLHAVESAYGKPLPKSIQLGVQRAGILILLGLFVVVFYNDILRLIRF from the coding sequence ATGGAAATTCTACAGACAATATTTTCAAATACGATTATAGCCTTTATTATACTGATAGGAGTTGTTGTATTTGTTCATGAACTTGGACATTTTGTCGCAGGTAAAATTTTTGGAATTCAAGTCGAAGAATTTAGTATTGGTTTTGGACCAAAAGCTTTTTCAATAAAAAAAGGCACCACAGATTACAGAATCAATTGGTTTCCTCTTGGAGGATATGTCCGATTTTATGGTGCTGATATTGAAGAAAATATTCCAATGGAAAATAGAGAAAAATCTATCTTACATGCAAAAGTTTATAAAAGAGCAATCGTTTCTTTCGCGGGCCCTTTTGCAAATTTTGTTTTGAGTTTTTTAGTTTTAACAGGAATAAGTATCTTTGGTATTCCTCAGGAACTTCCTGTTATTTCTGTTTTGCCAGACTCTGTAGCAGAAGGTTTTGGTTTAGAAACAGGGGATAAATTTCTAAAAATCAATGAAAAAGAAGTTGCAAATTGGTCGCAATTATCATCAGCTATTTCAAAAAATGCAGAAAATAAATTATCTGTCGTTATTGAAAGAGACGGCAAAGAAGTACAGCTTGAGCTTATCCCAAAAAAAGAAGAAGTTGAAACAATCTTTGGCAATACTCAATTTGTGGGCAGAATTGGCATAGTGAATTCATTTAATTCACCAAATATTGTCGTATCTAAGGATTCATTTTTTGCAAGTTTGGGTCTAAAAAGTGGAGATAAAATTCTTAAAATTAATGGTAAAGAAACAAATTATCTCTTTGAAGTAATTTATGCTTTGAGACGGGTTACGAATACTCAGTCAGAATATAATTTAGCCCTAAATATTAAAAATAATAAATACACAACTCATTCTCCAATAAAATTTGAGATTGAACGAAATGGCGAACATAAAAAAGCAGAGAAATTAGCAATTAATTTTGAGTTATTAGATAATAAATTAAAAAACTGGGCAGAAAGTTATTTAAGTCATAAAAAAATGCGGGATATTCCTTGGAATAAAGCTCTCCTTTCGACGGATCAAACCGTTGCCTTATTCTCAGATTTACCTAATGGTAACAAAATGTTATCAGCGCAAGATGGCTGGAAAAGCTGTGGATTAGCTCCCGGGGACACACTTTATTCTGTTGATGGTTATGGCAGGATTCTTTCTTTATCTCAATTTTATATTTGGCTCGATAAATTAACAAAAAGTGCTATACAAAAAAGCGATAAGTTAACAAAAGCTAATATTAAAATGGATGTGATCCGAGCAAATGGCGCGCAGACAACATTAAATTGTAGTATTCCTTTGCGTCAAGGGGTTGATCACCTCAATCGTGAACATTTATTTTTAGACTTTCCTGTGCAGTATATGACTCAAAATGTTGCTCTAAAGCCTGTTTTATTTAAAGCAAACTCAATTTTAGATGCTTTTGAAAAAGGCTTTCATTCTATGCTCAGTCAAATGAGCTTAACTTTAACGAGTATTAAAATGCTGGTGACAGGTTCTATCCCTTTGTCTAATCTCGGCGGCCCAATTGCTATTGCTGGTGTTGCTGGCGAAGCTGCAAAAGGTGGGTTGATGACTTTTGTCTTTACCATGGCATTCATCAGTATAAATGTCGGAATGATGAATCTCTTGCCTTTACCTGCCCTCGATGGTGGTGCATTGCTTTTACATGCTGTTGAATCGGCATATGGAAAGCCACTGCCAAAATCAATTCAATTAGGCGTTCAGCGAGCAGGAATACTTATTCTTTTAGGACTTTTTGTTGTGGTATTTTATAATGATATTTTGCGCTTGATACGCTTTTAA
- a CDS encoding isoprenyl transferase produces MNSYCDKWNLNPLKLPQHIGIVMDGNGRWATKRVLPRISGHHKGVERVQEITELCGNLGIEALTLFAFSEENWCRPEEEVYGIMGLLRWYIRKEHKRIVEKNVQFRVIGNRIKLSKDIIELIENLEKDTKNNTGMHLSIALSYSAQGEILRAVQKIVKNVQQEELNANEINEKIFEQSLDTKGLPPLDMFIRTSGEYRVSNFLLWQLAYAELFFDNILWPDFDSKKMVELLQMYSLRERRFGKTSEQLAEKSFNMTLG; encoded by the coding sequence AATTGTGATGGATGGAAATGGGCGTTGGGCTACAAAGCGGGTCTTACCCCGTATTTCGGGACATCATAAAGGGGTTGAAAGAGTTCAAGAAATCACAGAACTTTGCGGTAATTTAGGAATAGAAGCATTAACTCTGTTTGCTTTTTCAGAAGAAAATTGGTGCAGGCCAGAAGAAGAAGTTTATGGAATTATGGGACTTCTCCGGTGGTATATTCGGAAAGAGCACAAACGGATTGTAGAGAAAAATGTACAATTTAGAGTCATTGGAAATCGCATTAAATTATCTAAAGACATAATAGAGTTAATTGAGAATTTGGAAAAAGACACAAAAAATAATACCGGCATGCATTTAAGCATTGCATTAAGTTATAGTGCGCAAGGGGAAATTCTTCGTGCAGTGCAAAAAATTGTCAAGAATGTTCAGCAGGAAGAACTCAATGCAAATGAAATAAATGAAAAGATATTCGAACAATCACTCGATACAAAAGGCCTTCCCCCATTAGATATGTTTATCAGAACAAGTGGTGAGTATCGTGTCAGCAATTTTTTATTGTGGCAACTCGCTTATGCTGAGCTCTTTTTTGACAATATATTGTGGCCAGATTTTGATTCAAAAAAAATGGTAGAGCTGTTACAAATGTATTCATTAAGAGAAAGGCGTTTTGGCAAAACGTCTGAGCAATTAGCAGAAAAATCATTCAACATGACTCTTGGCTGA